In Dermacentor variabilis isolate Ectoservices chromosome 10, ASM5094787v1, whole genome shotgun sequence, the genomic window gcactcccgaactagaaaaataagggcagccaaataagatatCTCCATAATATATCTTCCTATCCTGACTGTATGGTttgatcagccgaacgaaggaagcgtttAACCAGTCTAgtttgaacccttctgattgctgaacggtgATCTGcaagctattcacgctggcgatagcacggggaattcgatctcaccttgcaaatatctccttggcagtGGCTTTGAAGCGGAGTTCATGGGAAAGCTGACTCAGCTCTTCTACTGGCCAACACAGTAagtgcgagagcaactttgtggactgCGTCGGCAGCAGAAATCTAGGTAATTCCGATGAATGCTTCacgtccgaccgacctctgggagctgcaggccggtggcgatgaaccgcagcgcgcaatattctttcctctgcgtggaatgaccactggtacgcttgcacccgagtctcctccatttgatagcgtaacctgcaaaaggtctacttagaaagccggcaggggcggtgcaattcattatccttcatttcttcgaacgcgtattgcacttccagccgtggttgATACTGAAAGAGCAACGccgcaacgccaagcagacgacgaaggcaagtaatagcctccgaagcaaccaacgcacgcgcgcgctacgcccgcgtgtctccggggtcgcgcgaccggcgcgcgcggccagagTCGCAAGcccacagccaagccacagcaacggaacccaaagcggactaccccttcgcgggttcctacgaccggttcgctttgaagatgattgacagatgcgtgacgtattcaaaaattgcgataccgccccgctgcctctgacgacctgtgacgtaatcaaaattttggccaatcaggtgaggccataggaacggttccccaacttaaccgttataagattcggcccctgctcgccgctatcattgtacTCGAGCGTTACTTGTTTTGAAACGCTTCgccccgtttgcaacgtgccacacgtggcagattgtctgcgccagccactaaatcgcgaaatgaaaacgcccATAGAGCTGCGCCCAAATTTTGCGTTCAgaggtatcgtaatcgtcagtaatttttttttgttttatcacGCAACGCGCCGTGAGGCACATCGCAGTGCTAACGGAAGCGCAGCGGCATGAGAGTCACAtccaaaccaatgacgaagaccaaaaagaaaggcaaattgATATAGACCGTTAGTAAAGGTGACCCTAGGAGCCCTTTCACGATTCTGTTGCACTTGCTAAGAATGACAATAATAAATTACTTCAAGCATTCCGTACACGCCTGCCACCGCAAGTTCATAATTCAAAACTTGCAAGATATTCAATTTAGATCTTATATTTAATAAGCAAGCGGAAACATTGTGCAGTTCTGCGACTGGCGTGCAATATATGACGCGCACTTCAGAGGGGGCCCCCTCTCGTCTATTGGCAGCATCCTCCCCTTCTTTCACGTCCGGCTCGGATGCGGCCCATTTATTTAAGAGAAATGAACCGTTCGCTTTCCGAACCATTATAATATTCCGCCCCCGACTTCTGCCGACAGCAGAGCTTTCATTAGCGAGAAAAGGATATGTAAATGTTTGGCAGAGTTGACGTTACCTCTGGTTTCTAGAACTTTCGCTGCGCAATATTGGCCACGTAAACGACAATATACCTTGATATCCGTGACGTCATACATACGTAATAACGCCGATGTTTCTGCGCGAAAGTCAAGGAAAGGGTAGtttgctttatttctttcctcTATAGCAACTAAATATTTAATGCCATAGCTctcattcaagggctctctttgGCACTGTGAGTTAAGAGCGAAAACAGCTAGAAGAGGGTGAGGTGCGTGGAAGTGAAGATGGAAATAGGTCAACGGGTGAGGGAAAATACGTCACACGATGAGAAACTGGCAGGCGATTGAGTCAGCGTCACGTGAAAGCGCGGTATCACTCCCCTCGTTCGCTAGGCCGCGCCACCGAGTGCATAACAAGGCTGTCACGTGTCCGAAGACGAAGCGGCACAGAGACGGCGTCACCAGGCCGATGCAGTGCGGCGACGTAGGGCTCCCGAACCGCCCGAACAATGCGCCGCTCGCTTGGAAGTCGCTAGGGCATCGAACATGCGTCGTTAGGAGAACGGCAGGAGAACTCGAAGCGCTTCGTCGTGCTGATTGGCAGAGGCTGAGAGGGATGGGCGTCAACGCGAGGTCCCGGCACGAAGCTAAAATTGAATGACAAGCAATGACCCTTCACAATGTGCACCTGCTAGAAAGAATCCGCTGGTCTGTGTAAAGCGACATCGGTCTCGCCTGCGGCGTAGGTGACAGACTACGGTTGTCAAAACTTACTGTTGCTCATAAAGGTTACTCTAAAACACGACACATAGGTAAAATCATCTGAATTAAGTGTCTGGTGGGAGATCATCGATTGATATAATACCCAAAATGCTATCAAATTACATATCACTTTCAGGTGATAACACGAAGAGTCCACGTATTATTTTTCTGCCAAATGAAcgaaaatagagttttgaaagatTAACTTATTGTTGTCCTTTGGTGTTCCCTTAACAATGGCTGGACACTCCGGACCGACCAATGTTATGCGCACGTGAGACGTCCGCCAGCAGGTGACGATCACCACAGTCATCGCGCCCTAGAAGCCAGCTTCAGATGGGCGAAAACGAACCGCTAGACGAGAACGAGAGCCTGTGTTCGGCAGCAGGGAACCGAAAGTCGCTCATCGACGACTGCGGGGACACTGGAAAGAAATCTCTGCTCCCGGACTCGTGCAGCacgatggtcttgaactgcttatCCGTCAGGGGCGCCCAGGCAAAGCCGAGAATCTGCGACACTTCTTGGCAGACCGCGTCGTATGACTGCGCCGTGTGTCGAAGCCAGGCGTAGAACTCTTCGCTCCACTCCGGGTTGCGAGGCCAGTCGCACTTCTTGATGACGGCGTTACCGCGCACAACGAACCGCCTCAGCGAGCGGCCGTGGTAAGCCAGCAGAAGCACGGTGGCCGTCGAAATGCGCTCCCGAATAACAAGTGTTTCCAGTCGGCGGCAGGACCGGCACAGCAAGACCTGCAACGACAGTGGAAAGCGACGCATAAgagacaatcaatcaatcaaccaatcaatcaatcaatcaaccaatcaaccaatcaatcaatcaatcaatcaatcaatcagcacGGCGCGTGGCTCCTATCGCCTTTACAATGAGAGACGGTGCCACCGTTCTGTTCCTGCAAATCTTACCATTTTTCTCTAGCATCAGCGAAGGCGAAACGTACTTGTAAATCACACTGGATGAAAGTGTCCTTTCTGCATTTATGGGAGATGAATTTACGTTCCAGCGTGTTTTATGTGATCTGTTGTGAGCTGTCATTGATGCATTTATGTCACCTGACTTCAAGTTCGATTACTCTTTTCGTTCTTGTTACCTTATTTCCTTTGTAAAATGCCGGCGTGTTATTTAATCCTTAGTAAATGTTCGCTTTATGTTAAAAAAGAAGTACCCGGCGCCGCTTAAAGGCGCCAACATCGGCAGAGTATCGTGATGATGAATGGAGTCAAATGGCGCAAGGGCGAGGTCTGGCCAATGGTCTGACCGCCGAGAGCTTGACAGAGGCGCGGCGCGTTGCTCCATACCGGAAATCTCGGAGGCCCGTGCCGGTTTGCGTTCGACTAGCAATGCGTCCTTCACATGTCAGAGCGGTGAAACCAAGATAAAGCATAATACGAGGCAAAACAGAAAGGTGATCGCCTTACTAAATTTACGGCCGTCGGACTGGCCTTCGCTGGAGTGTCCTCCGACAAAGTAACCAGTCCCGCGAACGAAACGTCCATAAAGTCGCAGTTTTTTCCCACGCGCTTGTAGTCCTGTTTGCATGATGAAGTAGGCTGTTCCACGTACGCATAGATGCTTCCGACATATCGGCGATCGCTTGCAAAATGTACATCACTGGAGAAGGCTTCTCCTTACTAATACTGTTATTGTGGAGAAGCTGGCAGTCAAGGTGCCCACTATGATGCGTGCGGATACCTTTCAGTTTACATTAAGTCGAAGTTTGCATGTATGAGGCGTCGCTGGTAAAAAATGAAGATACGTACTTCATACGCACGCGTATTACCATCTTCTCACTTTCTGCCTGATGTGCCATCCTGGACTGCTCAACACAACCAAATCGTCCAAATCTTCGCACTACTCATGTGTCGAAGCTTTTATAGTCATCATTATCAAAGTATCGATCATTGTCATTACGCCTCCCTCAGTAAATCATCCTGCAAATATGCAGCAACTACaaactaataaaaaataaaaattaatttatggggtcttacgcaccaaaaccactacctgattatgaggcacgccatagtgggggactccgggattATCTGGACTACCTgcggttccttaacatgcacctaaatctaagtacacgggtgttttcgcattcggcccccatcaaaatgcggccgccatggctgggattcgatcctgcgaccacgtgcttagcagcccagcaccatagccactaagcagccacggcgggtctaCAAACTACAAACGTTTTTCATGAATACACTAAAAGATCGCATGCTTCTAACTGGACGCTTCGTACGGAAGCCGCAATCGGTCGGCGCTTTCACTATTTCCTTTGTTCAACGTGCTTCCTCCTGACAAGACGAGATGTCGCCAAATCATCGATTCCATTTGGGCTCAAACTGTAAGCTTCCTTCATGCACTGAGACAATCTTTTTAGTACAGTGCTTCCACATCACCTTGCCTTTAATATGAAAGAAATATCAGTGACACGTCTTCTAGGCTGCAGCGCATTTTCCTACCACCCATGAAATATGAGCACTAGTACTACGTGACTTGAAAGCTCCTGGTTCTTGCTGACACACTGTCGAAGGCACCAATACCACGCATTGATGCAGCGCATGAGGGTGACAACGACGTTGAGGTTCATGCTTAAAAATAAAACTACCTGACTtctgagattttacgtgccaaaaccacgatctgatgaggcacgccgtaaccGTGGAGACCGggctaattttgaccaactgggtttcttcaacgtgcacccaacgcacggtatACGAGTGTTCTTTAATTTCGTcccctatcggaatgcggccgcaaccgcacccgcgacctcgggctcatcAGCGCCATAGCCACTCGGCTACCGCGGCAGCTGAGATTCATGCTGACTCGATCAATCCGTTCAAGCTTGTTTAGCGAGAAGACTAAACCGAAACTTGTAGACGTCATAGAAAAGGACCCAGTTCTATCCCATGTTTCCAAAAATGAACTCATTTGGCCGGCTTACCAGCGCGGAATCTGGTCTATCCACGAAGCGCTTGGCCATGTGGAATCTGGGCAACCCAAGAAATGCGTAGGTCCTCAGGTCCTCGGGGTAGTAGGTGGCTGCCGTAAGCGCAGACTCTGGCCCCACTTGGTTATAAGCAGTCTTGTAGATTATCGAGTGCACCGGCGCACACTCTTGCCATATTATCTGCGTGGCAAGGAAAACAACGCGTCTCGTAGAGAGATAAGTGTCGGGAAATCAGACTTTACATTGCGTAAAGGCTTCGTTGGCAAAAGAGCATTTTAGCACGATGTAATTAGTACGGAAAACACAAGAATGCGCGCGGCGAGAGTAGCGCGAAACTGGAATACAGCCAAGTTCGCCGACTCCTCTCACTGCGCAGTCAGCGTAAGTCCGATAAATTAACACGGCGGACGGACCTAACAATTGCTCAGTCCCTCCCTCATCAAATATCCTCCGATTCAGTGCCAGCAGGGCTCAACCGAAGGTGCTATAAacgtgaaggtggatgaccagcgaagctgtttagcatacgacacagaggtgacacgtAGTTTTGAACAAAGGTGCAAACTCATTTACCGTGATCTTTGTATACATTCGCGTGGGCGACGGGACTGCCGCCCCGAGGTGACGGAGAAAACTAGACACGCATAACGTTTCAACGGGACCGCCATCACGGGAGAGCGCTAGTATATACGCAAGTGCTAGGAACGACGACagagagagggcggtgcgaacgtagacatggccgataCGGGTTTTATGTGGACGCAATAgcttaaacttatttttgcaagttggcggagtgcttcaagcttgcttcacctcagccgcaggACGGCCAACGGTTTTTGCACAcgcagaacaacaacaaaagaatgtACGGAACCCTATCCACAAACAGCGTCGCTGTATAGCTCCAGTGAGTCACTGATACCCTTAATTCAATCACCGCGAATATAGCAGTCCAAAATTCACCTTAACTATGCAGACTATGCACTACTGACTATGGTCGCATAATTTTTACATACGGACGAGTGGCTGCGCAAACTCTGAACTCTTACATGTGCAAGAAACTCGAGCAATCTTTAAGAACGTACTCCTGACGGACATATTCAGCCCATATACTCCCTCATAAGTTTCTGTTCGCTTTtttgtttcctctttctttcttgcaaccgCTCTCAGCTAAGTTGCTTCTCGATTACCTCACATCCACGGCGCCAAATTGATTTCCCTTTATAGGTTATTGCGCATTGTTCCTCATATTCCGGAGAATCCCCGCATCTACGAGCGGCGCGCCTCTGGCGTCACGAGCCTCGGCGCGGCTACACAAGTGCTTACTGATCCGAACGAACAAACGAATGGAGACGTTCAGACCATTCTCGGTCTCGTAATTGAGAGCGAAAAGACCCCACCTCTTTGGCTACAGTGCCCTCGACGGAGAGATGTACCCTGAGCCTGGGCGCCGCCCTCCGGCACTCTCGCCATACCCGGGGCGACACGCGGAGCCCTAACTCCGTGTACGTGGTCTGGATCAGGTGCAGGTCCCGCAGAGATGTGTAGCTGAGCAGCGTAGCCAGGTCGTCGTCCAGGTGCTGCGGCGAGATGTACAGCGCGGTCAGGTTGAGGAACACCCCGGCGTGCAGGAACGGGTACGGCTCCTTGGAACAGTTGATGAGCCGCAGCGTCCGCAGCGTCGTCATGCATGTCTCGGCCACGTCGTCGAGGAGGAACTTGGCCTCGTGTGGCTCCAAGAGCAAGTCTGTCAGGGCCAGGTGACGCAGTCCCGTGAAACAGCACATGAGACGCTTGAGCGACTCGAGCAGTTTGCCTCCGGTGCCGAACACGCTGTCCTGTTGCCTCTGGCCGTCCGAGTTGTTGCCGAGCAGGTGGCAGCCGAAGGTGAAGTCAAATCGCCGCAGGTGTCCCAGCGCATTATTCCGCTCGCCGAAGTAGGCCATGATGACCATAAACTCATACAGGTTGAAGAAGTTGGACATGGCGGGAATGAGCAGGTGCCGGATGTGGCGGCCGATCTTGTGCACGCAGATCTGCGTCCGGTAGTGGTCGAGCAGGTGCTGGTAGCCCATGTAATAGTTGAACTTGCGCCGCGTCATGGTTCGGTCGTCGAGCACGAACACGGACCAGACCCGGGGCGAGTAGAAGACTCGGTACCAGTTCCGGCAAACCTGCACATTTGGGAGCCAGGCATATGAGTGACGTTAGGTGCCTCCCGATACCGTCAATGCATTTTGAAAAATGCATTGATCGGCCAGCGTGCTTAGCCACTAAATGCGGTGAATTGGCATGTTGACTACGTGGAACCCATCGTGTAATACCTTGAGATTTTCCTGTGCGTGTTTTacctttagagcgcagctcttaagcgcccgttcccgcgctgagcgtcggcgtgcctcggcgtttctcgtaaccgagcgaacgagcacagcgaagaatgaaagagcgaacgcggagcgcagcgcgtGATTAATGGCGGTGATAGCGAGGAGAGGAGGAAGGcgaaggagggtatggcgaaagtgtgagaagaaatgTGTCGTGCCGCGCAATATGAacactgcggcgacgatggctacaagatggcgcgaGAGTAGCGCGCCTCAGACGTATGGAAACAAATAGcggcatgagtggaggtctgtctgcggcggctgctgtgaatcgcacccacgcgtcaaccacgcgctgcctctcgtgatctcccgattagcgaggcagatgcaccacatttcgctccgtttgcaacgcaccaatatatcgcgaaatggaaacacgcataaagctgtgctcaaatttcgcattaggaagtgtTGTAATTGTCGGCGAATTTTTTATTGAACTTCATTCCAATTTATTTGCCGTATTAGGTCAACGTCCCTTGCCAAATATATATAGAGCATTTACTCAATACACACTTTTAGGGTGTAGCCATTCTCACTGTAATGCTATTAAGTacaatttctgtttctttctcatTTAAATAATAATGCTGAGCTCTGAGTCCTCTGAAACTCATCAGAAGACGTCCCCGCTAGCACTGATGTTTTCATCTACGTCTCCCGGTAACTGCAATGATATTACGTAGTTACGCGTAAGGCTAAAACGCACCGTAGCGACACTGCCTCCCACCTGCGACATGGCGTACCGGTCGGCGATAGGAACCATGCTGTAGACGGTCTCCAGGAGGACGTCTGGCAGTGACGCCCAGGGTCCCTGCTCCAAGTCCGGGGCCTCGCTGTCGACCAGCGCCCGAGGCCAGAAGCCGATGAACGCTCGCGGGTCTTCGCTCTcggcgtcgtcgtcatcatcgtgcGGTTGTGGAGACCGTTCCCGCAGGAACTCGCCCTCGACGGCGTACTCCATTGCGACCTTTCGCCAAGCTCAACGCCTAGCGCATCTGTAGTGGACAACGTACGCCTGGTCAGGGGCTTATCCGGAATTTCTGGATAGGATGGGATGGGATCCTGGTGGGATGGTTGATGATCAGTGAGGCTTCAACGTGCCAAAGAAACACAGGGGCTATGACGGACGCCATCGTTGAgggctccgtattaattttgactatcAGAAAAGAATTCCAAGGGACCCTGCAACACATTCTGTTCAAAACTGAAAACACAGTGGGACTTATGCGACGCCTTTCAATGAATATGTTTCCGCACATGTTTTTAGAGGAAGCTTTGACTTGGGGCCAACTCCGATTccacctattcaaatatatgtgaaatgcaaaaatgctatTCTGAGACAACCCTGGACCGCATTGAATGAATACTGTTGCAGTTGAAAGTGAAAGGTAGATCACAGTGACAAGAAAGCAATATTTTTATTTAGGGCCCGGCATTTGCGACGAAAATTTCCGAAAATTGGCAAGCTTAAAGAAATAAAGAGACACCAAGTTTGCTAATCCGTTCACTAACCCGCATCAAAAATAGATACCGCACTTCTGTAAACTGCGCCTTTTAGAGCATCTGCAGCGGGTAAACTGATACATGAATTTAAAGCTTACAATATTTACCAGGGTTTAGCAATGttcctactcacaaattagtcgTATACATTTTCAGAGCGCTGTATATCAACTTTGTTCGATTGAAATGCATTATAACTAGATTTAAAAAAATGTGGTACAGTCTTTTATTGCCGAGTTACGAAGCTGTAGACTAGATAATTTAGTCTTCTTTTTAGATCAATTTTCAAGAAtatttctacaaaaaaaaaaaaactgatggcCTGAACAACAAAATCAGCTTCCgacagtcactaaattttaaaATTTTCTTCTAAACGTAATAAATCCCataaaaattggtgcagtggttgccgagagagTATTTCTTCGttaccatgtatttagataa contains:
- the LOC142559814 gene encoding uncharacterized protein LOC142559814 — translated: MEYAVEGEFLRERSPQPHDDDDDAESEDPRAFIGFWPRALVDSEAPDLEQGPWASLPDVLLETVYSMVPIADRYAMSQVCRNWYRVFYSPRVWSVFVLDDRTMTRRKFNYYMGYQHLLDHYRTQICVHKIGRHIRHLLIPAMSNFFNLYEFMVIMAYFGERNNALGHLRRFDFTFGCHLLGNNSDGQRQQDSVFGTGGKLLESLKRLMCCFTGLRHLALTDLLLEPHEAKFLLDDVAETCMTTLRTLRLINCSKEPYPFLHAGVFLNLTALYISPQHLDDDLATLLSYTSLRDLHLIQTTYTELGLRVSPRVWRECRRAAPRLRVHLSVEGTVAKEIIWQECAPVHSIIYKTAYNQVGPESALTAATYYPEDLRTYAFLGLPRFHMAKRFVDRPDSALVLLCRSCRRLETLVIRERISTATVLLLAYHGRSLRRFVVRGNAVIKKCDWPRNPEWSEEFYAWLRHTAQSYDAVCQEVSQILGFAWAPLTDKQFKTIVLHESGSRDFFPVSPQSSMSDFRFPAAEHRLSFSSSGSFSPI